The Oncorhynchus masou masou isolate Uvic2021 chromosome 6, UVic_Omas_1.1, whole genome shotgun sequence genome has a window encoding:
- the LOC135541241 gene encoding basic proline-rich protein-like — MPRPPHPRPPPTASPPTATPPTHGPPTHGHPTHGLPTHGLPTHGLPTHPKHGLPTHGLPTHGLPNHGLPTHGLPNHGHPTHGPPTHGLPTHGLPTHGLPNHGLPTHGLPNHGHPTHGPPTHGLPTHGLPNHGLPTHGLSNHGLPTHGLPTHVLPTHGLPTHGLPTLGLPTLGLPTHGLPTHAPTHGPTHGHPTRGHPTRGHPTRGHPIHGHTTQGLPTHGPNPRPPPTAPTHSPHTHGLHPRLPPMPPPTATPPTATPPTATPPTASPHTAPTHGSHPRLSPTAQPPHPWPPPTAPTHAPNPRPPPTASPPTATPPTHGPPTHGHPTHGLPTHGLPTHGLPTHPKHGLPNQGLPTHGLPNHGHPTHGPPTHGLPTHGLPTHGLPNHGLPTHGLPNHGHPTHGPPTHGLPTHGLPNHGLPTHGLSNHGLPTHGLPTHGLPTHVLPTHGLPTHGLPTLGLPTLGLPTHGLPTHAPHPRPHPRPPHTWPPHPGPSYPRPPHPRPHHPRPPHTRPQPTAPTHGSHSQPPHPWPPPTASTHAPHPRPPHPRPPHPRPPHPRPPPTAPTHGSHPQHSPHTHGLHPRLPPTPPTHGPHPRPPHPRPPHPRPPPIAPHPRPPDPCPPPPTATPPTSPHPRPPTHGPPPTASPPTTHPPTLPPPTAPPPTALPTHGLPTHGSTVDPVSYTPQSTPPPRLHSRPRLLGSTVDPVS; from the exons ATGCCACGGCCTCCCCACCCACGGCCCCCACCCACGGCCTCCCCACCCACggccaccccacccacccacggCCCTCCCACACACGGCCACCCCACCCACGGCCTCCCCACCCACGGCCTCCCCACCCACGGCCTCCCCACCCACCCCAAACACGGCCTCCCCACCCACGGCCTCCCCACCCACGGCCTCCCCAACCACGGCCTCCCCACCCACGGCCTCCCCAACCACGGCCACCCCACCCACGGCCCTCCCACCCACGGCCTCCCCACCCACGGCCTCCCCACCCACGGCCTCCCCAACCACGGCCTCCCCACCCACGGCCTCCCCAACCACGGCCACCCCACCCACGGCCCTCCCACCCACGGCCTCCCCACCCACGGCCTCCCCAACCACGGCCTCCCCACCCACGGACTCTCCAACCACGGACTCCCCACCCACGGCCTCCCCACCCACGTCCTCCCCACCCACGGCCTCCCCACCCACGGCCTCCCCACCCTAGGCCTCCCCACCCTAGGCCTCCCCACCCACGGCCTCCCCACCCACGCCCCCACCCACGGCCCCACCCACGGCCACCCCACACGTGGCCACCCCACCCGGGGCCACCCTACCCGCGGCCACCCCATCCACGGCCACACCACCCAAGGCCTCCCCACACACGGCCCCAACCCACGGCCCCCACCCACGGCTCCCACTCACAGCCCCCACACCCATGGCCTCCACCCACGGCTTCCACCCATGCCCCCACCCACGGCCACCCCACCCACGGCCACCCCACCCACGGCCACCCCACCCACGGCCTCCCCACACACGGCCCCCACCCACGGCTCCCACCCACGGCTCTCACccacagcacagcccccacacccatGGCCTCCACCCACGGCTCCCACCCACGCCCCCAACCCACGGCCCCCACCCACGGCCTCCCCACCCACggccaccccacccacccacggCCCTCCCACACACGGCCACCCCACCCACGGCCTCCCCACCCACGGCCTCCCCACCCACGGCCTCCCCACCCACCCCAAACACGGCCTCCCCAACCAAGGCCTCCCCACCCACGGCCTCCCCAACCACGGCCACCCCACCCACGGCCCTCCCACCCACGGCCTCCCCACCCACGGCCTCCCCACCCACGGCCTCCCCAACCACGGCCTCCCCACCCACGGCCTCCCCAACCACGGCCACCCCACCCACGGCCCTCCCACCCACGGCCTCCCCACCCACGGCCTCCCCAACCACGGCCTCCCCACCCACGGACTCTCCAACCACGGACTCCCCACTCACGGCCTCCCCACCCACGGCCTCCCCACCCACGTCCTCCCCACCCACGGCCTCCCCACCCACGGCCTCCCCACCCTAGGCCTCCCCACCCTAGGCCTCCCCACCCACGGCCTCCCCACCCACGCCCCCCACCCACGGCCCCACCCACGGCCACCCCACACGTGGCCACCCCACCCGGGGCCATCCTACCCGCGGCCACCCCATCCACGGCCACACCACCCACGGCCTCCCCACACACGGCCCCAACCCACGGCCCCCACCCACGGCTCCCACTCACAGCCCCCACACCCATGGCCTCCACCCACGGCTTCCACCCATGCCCCCCACCCACGGCCACCCCACCCACGGCCTCCCCACCCACGGCCACCCCACCCACGGCCCCCACCCACGGCTCCCACCCACGGCTCTCACccacagcacagcccccacacccatGGCCTCCACCCACGGCTCCCACCCACGCCCCCAACCCACGGCCCCCACCCACGGCCTCCCCACCCGCGGCCTCCTCACCCACGCCCCCCACCCATAGCACCCCACCCACGGCCTCCAGACCCATGCCCCCCCCCACCCACGGCCACCCCACCCACGTCCCCCCACCCACGGCCCCCCACCCACGGCCCCCCACCCACGGCCTCCCCACCCACGACCCACCCACCCACGCTCCCCCCACCCACGGCCCCCCCACCCACGGCCCTCCCCACCCACGGCCTCCCCACCCACG GCTCCACAGTCGACCCCGTCTCCTACACTCCACAGTCGACCCcgcctcctaggctccacagtcgaccccgcctcctaggctccacagtcGACCCCGTCTCCTAG